A section of the Dermacoccus nishinomiyaensis genome encodes:
- a CDS encoding undecaprenyl-diphosphate phosphatase: MNWLEAVVLGIVQGLTEFLPISSSAHQLLVGRVFFDNDGGGAAFTAINQLGTETAVLVYFWKDIVRIIKAWFGSLRGHVAKDDPDARMGWLVIIGTLPIGILGILFKSAIEGTLRNLWITATMLLVFALVIMLADVVSDKRVEEGHHEKGLDELTWADGVKYGFFQALALIPGVSRSGGTVAGGLFMGYSRPAAARYSFLLAIPAVLSSGLLELMDVISKGKDHDSGSWGMIAIATLLAFGVGYAVISWFMRYISTHNFRPFVIYRIALALVVFGLLATGTIDAAVN, encoded by the coding sequence ATGAACTGGCTCGAGGCCGTCGTCCTCGGCATCGTGCAAGGGCTCACCGAGTTCCTGCCGATCTCGTCGTCGGCGCACCAACTGCTCGTCGGTCGCGTGTTCTTCGACAACGACGGCGGCGGCGCCGCGTTCACCGCCATCAACCAGCTCGGCACGGAGACGGCCGTCCTCGTGTACTTCTGGAAGGACATCGTCCGCATCATCAAGGCGTGGTTCGGCTCGCTGCGCGGCCACGTCGCGAAGGACGACCCCGACGCGCGGATGGGCTGGCTCGTCATCATCGGCACCCTGCCGATCGGCATCCTCGGCATCCTGTTCAAGAGCGCGATCGAGGGCACGCTGCGCAACCTGTGGATCACCGCGACGATGCTGCTCGTCTTCGCGCTCGTCATCATGCTGGCCGATGTCGTCTCCGACAAGCGCGTCGAGGAAGGCCATCACGAGAAGGGCCTGGACGAGCTGACGTGGGCCGACGGCGTCAAGTACGGCTTCTTCCAGGCACTCGCCCTCATCCCCGGCGTCTCGCGCTCGGGCGGCACCGTCGCCGGTGGTCTGTTCATGGGCTACTCCCGACCCGCCGCGGCTCGCTACTCGTTCCTGCTCGCCATCCCGGCGGTGCTGTCGTCCGGCCTGCTCGAACTCATGGACGTCATCAGCAAGGGCAAGGATCACGACTCCGGCAGTTGGGGCATGATCGCCATCGCGACACTGCTCGCGTTCGGTGTCGGCTACGCCGTCATCTCCTGGTTCATGCGATACATCTCGACGCACAACTTCCGCCCGTTCGTCATCTACCGCATCGCGCTCGCACTCGTCGTCTTCGGGCTGCTCGCGACCGGCACGATCGACGCCGCCGTCAACTGA
- a CDS encoding DUF4233 domain-containing protein yields the protein MIAEWIRRLRFTGVGEKKTRQLAGAVIGCQAFVLFFFALVAWGLDHSRHPDGGGNATTLLWVGIALAVLCLYSSASMRKPLGIPLGWVLQAATLLTAFVVPSMLVVGLIFLALWITALVQGDKMDELTRNFMREYS from the coding sequence ATGATCGCCGAATGGATCCGCCGCCTCCGCTTCACCGGCGTCGGCGAGAAAAAGACGCGACAGCTCGCGGGCGCCGTCATCGGCTGCCAGGCGTTCGTCCTGTTCTTCTTCGCGCTCGTCGCGTGGGGCCTCGACCACTCCCGACACCCCGACGGTGGCGGCAACGCGACGACGTTGCTCTGGGTCGGCATTGCGCTGGCTGTGCTCTGCCTGTATTCCAGCGCGTCGATGCGCAAACCGCTCGGCATTCCGTTGGGATGGGTGCTGCAGGCAGCGACGCTGCTCACCGCGTTCGTCGTCCCGTCCATGCTCGTCGTCGGCCTCATCTTCCTCGCGCTGTGGATCACGGCGCTCGTACAGGGCGACAAGATGGACGAGCTCACCCGTAACTTCATGAGGGAGTATTCATGA